The Pseudomonas azotoformans genome has a segment encoding these proteins:
- a CDS encoding GNAT family N-acetyltransferase, whose product MRQHSVIHTPKTSDYTQLAQIWEDSVRATHDFLPDSYIVLLKNLVLTRYLDAVMLICTKDPRQRITGFAGVASGKVEMLFIAPKHRGEGLGRQLLRYAIEHLNADELDVNEQNPQALGFYFKQGFEVIGRTEHDGLGQPYPLLHMRLRQVQHQASQG is encoded by the coding sequence ATGCGTCAGCATTCGGTTATCCACACACCTAAAACCAGCGACTACACGCAATTGGCACAAATCTGGGAAGACTCGGTCCGTGCGACCCATGATTTTCTACCGGACAGTTACATCGTGTTGCTGAAGAACCTGGTGCTGACGCGTTACTTGGACGCTGTGATGTTGATCTGCACCAAAGACCCGCGTCAGCGTATCACCGGGTTTGCCGGCGTGGCGTCGGGCAAGGTGGAGATGCTGTTCATCGCCCCCAAGCACCGGGGCGAAGGCCTGGGTCGGCAACTGCTGCGCTATGCGATCGAGCACCTGAACGCCGATGAGCTGGACGTCAACGAACAAAACCCCCAGGCCTTGGGTTTTTACTTCAAACAGGGTTTCGAAGTGATCGGACGCACGGAGCATGACGGTTTGGGGCAGCCCTATCCGTTGTTGCATATGCGTTTGCGCCAGGTGCAGCATCAAGCCAGTCAAGGCTAA
- the rimO gene encoding 30S ribosomal protein S12 methylthiotransferase RimO: MSTTIAKANPKVGFVSLGCPKALVDSERILTQLRMEGYDVVSTYQDADVVVVNTCGFIDSAKAESLEVIGEAIKENGKVIVTGCMGVEEGNIRNVHPSVLAVTGPQQYEQVVNAVHEVVPPRQDHNPLIDLVPPQGIKLTPRHYAYLKISEGCNHSCSFCIIPSMRGKLVSRPVGDVLDEAQRLVKSGVKELLVISQDTSAYGVDVKYRTGFWNGAPVKTRMTELCEALSSLGVWVRLHYVYPYPHVDELIPLMAAGKILPYLDIPFQHASPKVLKAMKRPAFEDKTLARIKNWREICPELIIRSTFIVGFPGETEEDFQYLLDWLTEAQLDRVGCFQYSPVEGAPANLLDLAVVPDDVKQDRWERFMAHQQAISSARLQLRIGKEIEVLIDEVDEQGAVGRCFFDAPEIDGNVFIDDASGLKPGDKVWCTVTDADEYDLWAEKRD; this comes from the coding sequence ATGTCCACCACCATCGCAAAAGCCAACCCCAAGGTTGGCTTTGTTTCCCTGGGTTGCCCGAAGGCGCTTGTCGACTCCGAGCGCATCCTTACGCAACTGCGTATGGAAGGCTACGACGTTGTGTCCACTTACCAGGACGCTGACGTGGTGGTGGTCAACACCTGCGGCTTCATCGATTCGGCCAAGGCGGAATCCCTGGAAGTGATCGGCGAAGCGATCAAGGAAAACGGCAAGGTCATCGTGACCGGCTGCATGGGCGTGGAAGAAGGCAATATCCGCAACGTGCACCCGAGCGTGCTGGCGGTGACCGGTCCGCAGCAGTACGAGCAGGTGGTCAACGCCGTGCACGAAGTGGTGCCACCGCGCCAGGACCACAACCCGTTGATCGACCTGGTGCCACCGCAAGGCATCAAGCTGACCCCGCGCCACTACGCATACCTGAAGATTTCCGAAGGCTGCAACCACAGCTGCAGCTTCTGCATCATCCCGTCGATGCGCGGCAAATTGGTCAGCCGTCCGGTCGGTGACGTGCTCGACGAGGCCCAGCGCCTGGTCAAGTCCGGCGTCAAAGAGCTGCTGGTGATCTCCCAGGACACCAGCGCTTATGGCGTCGACGTGAAGTACCGCACCGGATTCTGGAACGGCGCGCCGGTGAAAACCCGCATGACCGAATTGTGCGAAGCCTTGAGCAGCCTGGGCGTGTGGGTGCGTCTGCACTACGTCTACCCGTACCCGCACGTGGACGAGCTGATCCCGCTGATGGCCGCCGGCAAGATCCTGCCGTACCTGGACATCCCGTTCCAGCACGCCAGCCCCAAAGTGCTCAAGGCCATGAAGCGCCCGGCGTTCGAAGACAAGACCCTGGCACGTATCAAGAACTGGCGCGAGATCTGCCCCGAGCTGATCATCCGCTCGACCTTCATCGTCGGCTTCCCCGGCGAAACCGAAGAAGACTTTCAGTACCTGCTGGACTGGCTGACCGAAGCCCAACTGGACCGCGTCGGCTGCTTCCAGTACTCGCCGGTGGAAGGCGCCCCAGCCAACCTGCTGGACCTGGCCGTAGTGCCGGACGACGTCAAGCAGGACCGTTGGGAGCGTTTCATGGCGCACCAGCAGGCCATCAGCTCGGCGCGCCTGCAACTGCGCATCGGCAAGGAAATCGAAGTGCTGATCGACGAAGTCGACGAGCAAGGTGCAGTCGGCCGTTGCTTCTTCGATGCGCCGGAAATCGACGGTAACGTGTTTATCGACGATGCCAGCGGGTTGAAGCCGGGCGACAAGGTCTGGTGCACCGTGACCGATGCCGACGAATACGACTTGTGGGCTGAAAAGCGCGACTAA
- a CDS encoding type II toxin-antitoxin system YafQ family toxin, with product MNEVRVVMVMLFLGEQLPAEYRDHALTGNWDGFRECHIGGDFLMIYENSRVDLITFVDLGSHAELFS from the coding sequence GTCCGGGTAGTGATGGTGATGCTTTTCTTAGGCGAGCAACTACCCGCGGAGTATCGCGACCACGCGCTTACCGGGAATTGGGACGGTTTCAGGGAGTGCCATATCGGTGGTGATTTCCTGATGATTTACGAGAACTCGCGGGTTGACCTGATTACCTTCGTGGATTTGGGGAGCCATGCAGAATTGTTCTCGTAG